In a genomic window of Streptomyces pristinaespiralis:
- the trpC gene encoding indole-3-glycerol phosphate synthase TrpC, with translation MSVLDEIIEGVRADLAERQARVSLDELKERAAKAPAAKDGVAALRGEGVKVICEVKRSSPSKGALAAIADPAGLAADYEAGGAAVISVLTEERRFGGSLADLEAVRAKVDIPVLRKDFIVTAYQLWEARAYGADVVLLIVAALDQEALVSLIERAESIGLTPLVEVHDEDEAERAVDAGAKIIGVNARDLKTLKVDRSTFERVAPEIPAHIVKIAESGVRGPHDLIAYANAGADAVLVGESLVTGRDPRAAVADLVAAGAHPALRHGRN, from the coding sequence GTGAGTGTGCTCGACGAGATCATCGAAGGTGTGCGCGCCGACCTTGCAGAGCGGCAGGCGCGTGTCAGCCTCGACGAGCTCAAGGAGCGCGCCGCCAAGGCTCCTGCGGCCAAGGACGGCGTCGCCGCGCTGCGCGGTGAGGGCGTCAAGGTGATCTGCGAGGTCAAGCGCTCCAGCCCCTCCAAGGGCGCGCTCGCCGCGATCGCCGACCCCGCCGGACTCGCCGCCGACTACGAGGCGGGCGGCGCGGCCGTCATCTCCGTGCTCACCGAGGAGCGCCGCTTCGGCGGATCGCTCGCCGACCTCGAGGCGGTACGCGCCAAGGTCGACATCCCGGTGCTGCGCAAGGACTTCATCGTCACCGCGTACCAGCTGTGGGAGGCACGCGCCTACGGTGCCGACGTCGTGCTCCTGATCGTCGCCGCGCTGGACCAGGAGGCCCTGGTCTCGCTGATCGAGCGCGCCGAATCGATCGGCCTGACCCCGCTGGTCGAGGTGCACGACGAGGACGAGGCCGAGCGGGCCGTCGACGCCGGAGCGAAGATCATCGGTGTCAACGCGCGGGACCTCAAGACCCTCAAGGTCGACCGCTCGACCTTCGAGCGGGTCGCCCCCGAGATCCCGGCGCACATCGTCAAGATCGCCGAGTCCGGCGTGCGCGGCCCGCACGACCTGATCGCCTACGCCAACGCCGGCGCCGACGCCGTGCTCGTCGGCGAGTCCCTGGTGACCGGCCGCGACCCGAGGGCCGCGGTCGCCGACCTGGTGGCCGCTGGCGCCCACCCCGCGCTGCGGCACGGCAGGAACTGA
- the trpM gene encoding tryptophan biosynthesis modulator TrpM gives MTAAARSRARRTTGPRPAVVGVPSACAGAVTAAAVRSRARRTTRLRPVLLGAPSACAGRTVAATVGGAPRDPYARLARGCRPRGCRAPARRVHGRRVRYVIGDEPGQVNGMRWRVAVARDGR, from the coding sequence ATGACCGCCGCCGCTCGCAGCCGAGCCCGCCGGACCACGGGGCCCCGTCCCGCGGTCGTCGGCGTGCCCTCGGCGTGCGCCGGTGCCGTGACCGCCGCCGCCGTCCGCAGCAGAGCCCGCCGGACCACGAGGCTCCGCCCCGTGCTCCTCGGCGCGCCCTCCGCGTGCGCCGGCCGCACGGTGGCCGCGACGGTGGGCGGCGCGCCCCGTGACCCGTACGCCCGCCTCGCCCGGGGCTGCCGCCCCCGGGGCTGCCGGGCGCCGGCACGACGGGTGCACGGGCGCCGGGTGCGGTACGTGATCGGTGACGAGCCGGGCCAGGTCAACGGAATGCGATGGCGCGTGGCCGTGGCGCGGGACGGCCGCTGA